In one Oryza glaberrima chromosome 2, OglaRS2, whole genome shotgun sequence genomic region, the following are encoded:
- the LOC127764145 gene encoding uncharacterized protein LOC127764145 has protein sequence MGYDAMAHDASSPSAARDAKKKRGNRSAKLKQSKLDVRREQWLSQVKDGKEVKAVVSPGAAAGANSGSPILASPHPPLPRRRAEIRTREGDPEDFKEDSVGASQDVGSSDHESPLHSPVSYNPPIGCLQQKHCSGNGGGRSFSSGSSAWSSSRSVTDSDDDTGGSPENDDDGVLDDWEAVADALSVDDNHNHQDPVPADPPVVPASCPVPANAATRQEPIKSSTRAWSPDDAFRPQSLPSLSKQVSFPASMGNCWVAMGIGSAQKGVPSKPTSCPICYEDLDPTDSSFLPCPCGFHLCLFCHKRILEADGRCPACRKQYISASSGGETVGSEREMGNLRLSRSCSMGPRY, from the exons atgggATACGACGCCATGGCCCACGACGCGTCCTCACCGTCGGCCGCGCGCGACGCGAAGAAGAAGCGG GGGAATCGGTCGGCGAAGCTGAAGCAGAGCAAGCTCGACGTGCGGCGGGAGCAGTGGCTTTCGCAGG TGAAGGATGGGAAGGAGGTGAAGGCTGTGGTATCCCCTGGAGCAGCGGCAGGAGCCAACTCCGGGTCGCCGATCCTCGCATCCCCGCACCCTCCActccctcgccggcgtgcaGAGATTCGGACGAGGGAAGGGGATCCAGAGGATTTCAAGGAGGATTCAGTTGGCGCTAGCCAGGATGTTGGTAGCAGTGATCATGAGTCTCCGTTGCACAGCCCTGTCTCCTACAACCCTCCTATTGGCTGCTTGCAGCAGAAGCACTGCTCGGGCAATGGTGGTGGCCGTAGCttcagcagcggcagcagtgCTTGGTCCAGCTCTCGGAGTGTGACTGATTCTGACGATGACACTGGTGGTAGCCCCGagaatgatgatgatggagtTTTGGATGATTGGGAAGCTGTTGCCGATGCACTCTCAGTGGATGACAACCATAATCACCAGGATCCAGTGCCGGCAGATCCACCAGTTGTACCTGCATCTTGTCCAGTGCCTGCTAATGCAGCAACAAGGCAAGAACCAATCAAGAGTAGTACAAGAGCTTGGAGCCCAGATGATGCATTCCGTCCACAGAGTTTACCCAGCCTCTCCAAACAAGTCAGCTTTCCAGCTAGCATGGGTAACTGTTGGGTGGCAATGGGGATAGGATCTGCACAAAAGGGAGTCCCCTCGAAGCCGACATCCTGCCCTATATGCTACGAGGACCTTGATCCAACAGATTCAAGCTTCCTCCCTTGCCCCTGCGGTTTTCATCTGTGTCTGTTCTGCCACAAGAGAATTCTTGAGGCAGATGGGCGCTGTCCTGCCTGCAGGAAGCAGTACATCTCAGCTTCTTCAGGTGGAGAAACGGTTGGAAGTGAACGTGAGATGGGGAATTTGCGTCTGTCCCGTTCTTGTAGTATGGGTCCAAGATACTAA